The Methanosarcina barkeri str. Wiesmoor DNA segment GACAGGGAACACGGAGGGCTTAACGGTTCGGTTATTATCATAGACACTGAAAACACTTTCAGACCTGAAAGGATTGCCCAGATGGTAAAAGGGCTTTCCGAGAAATACGGCATGGAGCTTGACCCAGAAGAGTTCCTCCAGAATATCCATGTCGCCAGAGCATATAATTCCAATCACCAGATCCTTCTTGTTGACTCTGCAACAGACCTGGCAAACGAACTTAGGGAGATGGGAAAACCCGTTCGTCTGCTGATCGTTGACTCGCTTATGGCTCACTTCAGGGCTGAATATGTAGGAAGGGGAACCCTCGCCGACAGGCAGCAGAAACTCAATAAGCACATGCACGGCCTGCTCCGCTTCGGGGATTTATTCAATGCCTCTGTGGTTGTAACAAATCAGGTAATGGCAAAACCCGATGCTTTCTTCGGTGACCCTACAAGGCCTGTAGGAGGCCACGTTGTGGGACACACAGCAACTTTCAGGCTTTACTTGCGGAAATCCAAAGGAGACAAAAGGATTATACGTCTGGTGGACTCTCCCAATCTGCCCGAAGGAGAAGCTGTTATCGCAGTCACTACAGCCGGACTCACAGACCAGTAATACGCAGATCAAGTGGTACGCAGATCAGTGAGCAGACCAGTAGGATTCAGGTCAGCGTAAAGACCATTATAAGTGAGAATTGGGCACATTAAGAAGCAACTGACTGAAGTAAACGATCAGTAAACGGTAGATATATTCAAAGCCGGGTAGGGAAACATTTTATCCACCCTTACCTAATCTTTTTTATGAAATTCAAAGCTATTGTAGCCGATATAGACGGTACAATCACCTGTGAGAAAAGGGAACTTCATCTGGGGGCCATGAAAAAGATCCGTTCTCTTAAAATTCCTGTAGTGCTTGCCACAGGAAATACTCTATGTTATGCAAGGACAGCTTCAAGGCTTATCGGCCTGGAAGGGGCTGTAATCGCAGAAAACGGAGGGGCTGTTACCGTCCGCTTTGATTTGCAGGGCGCTTTTGAGGAAAGCCTTGAGGAATGCGAGAAAGCCTATTCTTTTCTTTCCGACTATTTCAAGCTCACCAAACTTGACCCTTTATACCGAAAAACCGAAATTGCCCTCAGGAGAGACTTTGATATAGAAAAAGCCAGAACCCTTCTCAAAACTCTGGATCTGGATGTAGAGATGGTTGATACCAAATATGCCATCCATCTCAAGAGCACGAAAATCAATAAAGGGATCGGCCTTCAGAAGCTTGCAGGCATGATGAGCCTAAAATCCAAAGATTTCGTAGCCATAGGAGATTCCGAAAACGACTTAGAAATGTTTGAAGTCTCAGGTTTCGGAATTGCTGTCAGAAACGGGGATGAAACAATAAAAAAAGCTGCTAATTATGTTACAGCGGCATCATTTGGGGATGGGGCTGTAGAAGCCATCGAGTATCTAGAGTCAAAAGGCTGGATTTGAAAATTTTTTGAAAAATAATTAATCTCAATTCGATCCCTCTGCTCTGAGACTCCGATTTCACTGCTATTGGTGCAAACACGCTAAAACAGGATAACTTTACTTTCTTTATAACTTTACTTTCTTTATAACTTTACTTTCTTTATAACTTTACTTTCTTTATTTATGTTGCTACCTAATTAAGCGCTTTTAGAATTAACTTATGTTGAAATTCTCTCATCAATCCGTCTAACCACGCTATATGTATAAGGAATAAAATGTTTATTCCAAAACCTGCTTCCCGTAATATTTATGGATTCGAAATCTACTCCGCAAAGAGTATACCCGTTTTTTAAGAGCCACTCCTGTATTGCTCCCAATAACATAGTTCCTATACCCGCTTTTCTTTCACTCTCCATAACGTATGCACCGGTTATGTTCATAATGTCTTTGTGTTCCGAAACAAAAGTTTCAGCGTTTGGTTGAATTCTCATATACCCCAACGGTTTTTCATCTTGATAAGCTGCCCATAAATGGTGATTGACTTTTTTGAGCCAATCAGTTAAATCTTGAACCGGGTCTTCATTTATTCTGGGCATGAAAATGGGTGAGTTCCTGTAATACATGTTATGCTGTCTATGAATATTTGCTAAAGCTGGTATATCAAGCTCATTGGCTTTTTTAATTATAATATTAGAAGGATTATTTCCAGGAATCTTTTTTGATTCACAAATAGAGTCTACACAGCGCAGGCCAAACCCCTGCCAAAACCATAAATCAATAGTTTCTGTGTCATGTGCGAAAAATGTTAATGCATGGGTAAAACAAGCATTCTTTACCCATTTTTCAGCTACATGCATATATAACTCCTGATATAATATGCCCCTATATTCTTTTTTCCCGCCGTGTCCATATAGAGGACTATAAATTCCTTTATATTTCCCGAATAGTTCTTCAACTTCAAATCCGGCTATAAACCCGATTAGTTCCTCACTTCTGACAGCAACAATGCCTGTTCCATTGTTAAATAAATTCTTAATTAACTTTCTGAGAAAATATAATTGCTCCTCTTCGTAAGGCAAAAAAGGAATCGCTGTTTTTTCTTCGATGTATGCAGACATAACTAAATCCGCTGCTGCATTCACATATTTTTCATTTAGCTGATCGAGTTGAATTTCAAGTTTCATGCTTCACCTTTATCATTTTTCTAGTAAGAAGTGAAGTCCAGAGCTATTTTCTAACGGTGACCGGAAGGCGATTTTCCAACTTTGAATTAATTTTTAAGTACGAAATAAATCCCTCAGCCCAAGATCCCATTGATCCCATAATTCTTTCATATCTTTACTTGTCTTTAAGATTTCAATAACATTCGGATTGGGCTCTGCAAAGATTACTGGACTATCTTCTTCCCCAAGCTCTTTATTCACCTTCTTGGAAATCTTTTCTTCGTATATGGAAAACTGAGCATCACGGCCTGGCTTGTTGCCTCTTGCATCCAATCTTATCCATTTATCCATATCTTTTAAATATACCGCGTTTAAGCCGTGCAAGAATTTCACGTTAACATTCCGACTTGAAGAAAGTTTCTGATAACAGAACCCAGCCGGAACCCCGAAATATCTCAGCATGGCTGCAAACAGATGGGCTTTGGCACAACATATCCCGTGGCCGGCTTCCAGAACCTCTGATGCCTTGCAAGTAACTCGCATTTCCCCTATATCGCCTGAATGATGAATCTCATCCCGAACAAACTCATAAACCTTTTTAATCAGGCTTATTTCGTCGTCGGTTCCCTTCTGTAATTCAAGGCACTTCTCAACGATCAGCTTGTTATCAAAGTCTATGACTTCACTCTTTTTGAGGTAATCCTGAAGATTATCGCTTTCAGTGTACATTTTTACTCGCCTGTCAATAAGTACTAAAAGGCCTTTCTATATGAAATTTAAGTCTAATATGGGAAACTACTTTTCTAAAATTGCCTATGAGATGATCCCAAAACTCAAGTTGCTCCTCTCAACCCTATATTCCGAATAGTCAATCGAGTTTTAATCATAAGAACAGTTCCGAAACTTTATGAATATGGGAACAGAATTGGTTTAGAATAAGCTCTTATTAAAAGATACGACTTTAAAGGAGTAGTATTGGAATTTAATGTATCATTTAGGGACGTAAATAGAATAAAAGTTTTAAAACCTTTGTTTTAATAATTAATTAATTTTAATTATTATTATATTGAGTATTCCATTTATAACGTTTCTTTTTCAAATTAAACCTTTTAAAACTCGTATTTTATTAATTAATCTACTTATATATATTTCTATTTATAAGTATGTTTATATTTTAACCGGCATATATTGGAATTGTCAAGCTGCAAATAGTCAGCGTGATAATGATAACTAAAATAAGGCTAGAAGGACAGCAAATATTTTGGGGTAGGTAAATAATGAAAATGAGAAAAATACTGGGTATTTTGCTGGCACTCTGTTTTGTATTGTCAGTGACAGCTGCAGCAGTAAGTGCGGCTCCGAATAATGTTAAGAGCAAATACGACGGTAAAAACAAGTACGATGCTAAGAACAAGTACGACGGTAAAAACAAGTACGATGCTAAGAACAAGTACGACGGTAAAAACAAGTACGGTAGTAAGAACAAGTATAACAACAATTATGGCAAGAAGAAATACTTTATGAAAGGTCACTGGGGATATAAAAAAGTAAAGCACAACAAGAATAGTAAACACAAATCTTTCTGGTATACCTTTGATAAATACTGGATTCCTGGCTACTGGTACTGGAAGTAAAAACATATAAATGTGGCTGAAAATTGAATGTAAAAAACTAATTGGAAGGAAAAACGGATAACTGTGAACTGTGGCTGAAAGTTGAATGTAAAAAACTAATTGGAAAGAAAAACGGATAATGGTGGCTGAAAATTGAATGTAAAAACTAAATCCTAACTGGCTAATGTTTAAATGTTTACATTAGCCAGTTGTGCTGTTTTCTTTTTCCAACTCTGAGTGATGTAAGCAATATTATTTGGAATCTCAGTTCAAAAGCCCAGAATCCTGATTAAAGCTTCTCTGAATCAGGGATTTCTGATAATCAAGCGATTTTTGGGATTGACTATGGATAATGGAGTTATAAACACGTAATTTCTATCTATATCCAGCTGGTCCCAAAATGTCTCAGCATGGCTCCAAACAGATGAGCTTTAGTACAACATATTCCATGACTGGATTCCAGAATCTCTGATGCTTTACAGATGACCCTCATTTCCTCTATTAATAGTGCTGAGGAAGTTGCCATGGAACGCCATACAGTTTACATGAGGATTCTGCTGAATTTACACCTAAAAAAGTAACTTATTTTTCATTTTTTTCGTTTGAATACCCCGCAGCAAGCAACGGGGTATTTATCTGAAACAAATTATTCAATAGAAGAGAGTTTATTCTCAAAAATAGCAAGATTTTCGAGAACCTCAAGTCTTTCCTGTATTCTTCTGTAAGAAAATCGGATTGGAAACAACAATTTTCATCTCATTACTCAAAAATGAGCTTTTAAACTTTCCAGTAAGGAGGAACATTATACTTTTCATATATTCTAGTCAAATCATCATGAGTTAAAGTCCACACATCGTCACCCAAACCTTCTGCATCTTTGAATGCTCCTTTCTCAACTCTAAGAATATAATCACCTCGAGTTGCTTTAAGAGCTTCCCAAGGAATGGCAAATAATTTACAGGACATACCAATAAAACAATCACAAGCAAGTATTACGTATGATATTCTTCCCCGTTCAGAGTCAATCATGACTTCTTCAATCTTTCCAAGTTCTTCATCTTTAATAGTTACGACCTTAGATCCTTTAATTTCAGTTGCCGGTACAAAAGTCATTTTCTTTGGAACGTGCAGTTCTTCATTTATTCCCATAAACTTCAACTCCTAATGTATTATTCATACTTACTGTCTTTTATTTATCTCTTTCAAAAGTACAGAGAAGCATTACATTCTTTCCGCCTGTCTTTTCTCCATTCCAGACTTAAGCATATAAGTTTTCTTGGTTATCCCAATGAACTATTCCATTAATATTAGTTATTCATTAATAATATACATTTCTTAAGAACTTGATGTCTTGTTCCCAGTAAAAAAACGGTGAGCAAGAGAATGTCTATAGATTCTCTCAAAGTTGGTGGTATTTTTACAACCGATGTAATGCTAAAGTACAGCAAGAGGACATTAATTGATACTTTTGTACCAGTTTTCGGTGGTGAAGCATTTTGAAAGAGTGTATGTTTTCGATATTTTGACCACCGAACAAGCGCATAAGAAACATGAAAAAATGTGAACTAATTTTTGCTCCAAAGCTATTTGCTCCAAAATAGACGGAATTATAACAACTGAAGAAGAACTAGAAGGCTTACTATATCATAAAAGCAATTCTTCATGACAGCCTAGATCTAAAAAGAGTTGCTATTAGAGACAAGAAGTCTTATTGCGGGGTATTGTTGGATGACAACAACAGAAAGCCAATTTGTCGTATGTATTTCAACACTAAACAAAAATATTTAGGTTTGTTTAATGAAAATAAGGATGAAGAAAAAGTTCCGATCGAATTTCTGGATTGTATATACAACTACGCAGATAAACTGAAAAGTACAGTTAACAGTTATGACAATGAAAACAAAATTCGAAGGTGTAAATTAAGTTTTCAAATATTTTCATTTTTTAAATAAAGATTATGAAATGAAAAAAGAAATCCTATCGAAAATTATAGATTGAAAGTTCCCTTACTCTTCATCTCTCTTAATCCGTTTTCCCCCAAACGCATGAATAGTTCTAGTTCCTGCAATACATTTTCCCCACTGTTCTGTCCCTTTCGGAATGAATAATTCGTCCCCGGGATTAAGAACAAATTCCTCGTCATTCAATATTGCCGTATACTGGCCACTAACACAAACCATGTACTCATCAAACTCATGAATATGTTTCTTCGAAACCCTGTCCGAATAACAGGTCCAGAATGCCATCTGGCTGCCGTCTGCACCTTCGTAAAAATAGCCGTCGATGTCCTTAGTATTTTGCTCTTTACTGCTGATATGGTTACTTTTACTTTTCATAAAGTCCGGAAATTCTTTCACGCCTGAAACCACCCAGTATTTAAGTTATCTGCATAATATTATATCAATACATGAATTGTAATGTCAAATCAAAAAATAACTCACAGAGAACTTGTATTCCTGATTCGTAAGCTTAGACAACATAAAGCAGAAATTACAAAAATATCATAATGTTTTATACTATTGATTTACTATTTAATATAAGCGCAGGTTTGTATTAGCAAAAAATTCAGTATAATAATTATTTCAGTATATTTTATTACTTTAATAGACATAAACTATTGAGGTGAAAACATGCCAGCAAGAAAGGTAAAGAATGATAATAAAGAAAGAGAATTAATAAAAAAACTGGAATCAATAGAAGAAATGAAAAAAGATACCGTAGAACAAATAAACATAGAAGAGGAACCCGATGAAAGTAAAAGGCCTAAATAAACAGTATGTTACAAACAAAGGATCCAATTCAAATATTCCATAAGTTTAATTCATCTACATTTATAGATCTTGTAAATAGAACCAACACGAAGAAAAATAAATAAAGTATCCTCTTCAAATTTTATGGGTAAAAGTAAATTTCATGTATTTACTGAGAATTTAAGAATTTAACCAGGTTTGAGAACCAACCTCAAGCGATGTATTCAGCTTGAAAACAGTATCATAAAATTGCCATAAATTTCTCGAATTGGAAAATTCTCCATTGAATTTGAAGAGGATACTAAAATAAAGTAGAATAAACTTTTTTTGATATTGCCGTATACTGGCCACTAACACAAACCATGTACTCGCCAAATTCATGAGTATGTTTCCTGGAAATCCAGTCCAAATAACAGTTCAGAAAGCCATCTGGCTGCCGTCTGAACCTTCGTAAAAATAGCTGTCAATGTCCTCAGTATTTTGCTCTTCACTGCTAAGTGGTTACTTTTACTTTTCATAAAGTCCAAAAAATTCTGTATATTTGAGCCCTCTCTGCAATTTGCCGTCAGATGAAGCGGTAATTAACAACTACCAGTTTTTAAATGGCTTTTTTAACCACAAAAATGTCTCTCCGTGGCTGTACTCAATTTTAACCTGTTTACTGTAATCATTTCTTAAATCAGCGAGACCGCATTCATGGTCATCGTTACTTATCAAATGAAACATGGAATACCCTTTGTTTTCTACTAGCATTAAAAAATTCTTAGAGATTGAGTGCTTGTGATTTGCATCTGTAGTCTCTATCTTTGAAAATACAAAACCATTGTTAGTGGCACTTTCTACAATTTCAGGAATATCCGGGTATCTCTTTTTTTCCACTTTTACGGTTGCTGGAAAATATTTTGCCCAGAACCTCGATTCTATTTGTTTATGGGATTCGGTAACAATACAGAGAGAGCCGCCCTGTTTAAGTACTCTATTTAACTCTTTAAACATTACATTAATATTCGGTATATGGTGTATTACGTCAGTCATATATATAAAATCGAAAAAGTTATCCATAAAAGGTATTTTTTCATGATTGCCTTTTTCGAAAATGACATCTGTATTTTTGTCAATGGCTTTTTGCCTCATCTTGTCAGCCGGTTCAACCCCGTACACATTAGCATTTGTTATCCGTTTCAGAGCACAGGTGAAGTTGCCAGTTCCGCACCCAAAATCAAGTATATTTGTTTCTTCAGAAAAAGATAGATTTTCCAAAAATCGATTTATCGTATCCACGTTCTCTTTTCTTGTTAGATCATACTTTTTTGCCAGTTCATTATAATCAATTTCCACAAACAGTCCCCTCCAGTAGTAAAGGAGATGAGCCTCAAATTCAAAATTATTTCCTTTTTATCTGACATTCTTAATGATCAATTAAGTTTCTGATCAGTTTCTGCTCAGTTTCTGATCACAAACACAATCCTGAAATATTCTTAACGACTCTAATGATTAGGGCAGGAAGGTTTTAGAGTCAACTCTATAAAAAATATTAAATACAGAATTGATATCAAATGTAGAATTAATGTGGAGACAATCAATTAACTTACAATTTCCAAAAAACTGATATAATTATTTTTTTATATTTTTTAGAATGCTTTGTACAAACTCGTGTTTTGAATTTATATAAGCCGTAATATCAGTTCTGAACTGTTTAGCTAATCTCACTTTGAGTTCCCCATAAACTTTCACAGCTTCCGGATGAGTCCTTAAATAGTCACGAAAAACAATATGCTCAAGATAACCCTTTCCATCCTTTGGACATACGTAAAGGTTGTAAGGCATAAAATCGTCTATAAAAGTTCTTTTAAAAACCTCTCTGCCTTCGACGCCCAGATTTCCTTCGTGTTCAAATCCGATTTTTGAAAGCCTGTCTTTTACATCCGGAAAAACATCGTATGAATCAATGACTACGTCAATATCGATAATAGGTTTTGAAGCAAGACCTTCAACCGCTGTGCTTCCTACATGCTCAACA contains these protein-coding regions:
- a CDS encoding GrpB family protein encodes the protein MDVKMKGIVRVVPYEPEWKNEFLKIKAMIVDCAGDLITGVEHVGSTAVEGLASKPIIDIDVVIDSYDVFPDVKDRLSKIGFEHEGNLGVEGREVFKRTFIDDFMPYNLYVCPKDGKGYLEHIVFRDYLRTHPEAVKVYGELKVRLAKQFRTDITAYINSKHEFVQSILKNIKK
- a CDS encoding class I SAM-dependent methyltransferase — protein: MEIDYNELAKKYDLTRKENVDTINRFLENLSFSEETNILDFGCGTGNFTCALKRITNANVYGVEPADKMRQKAIDKNTDVIFEKGNHEKIPFMDNFFDFIYMTDVIHHIPNINVMFKELNRVLKQGGSLCIVTESHKQIESRFWAKYFPATVKVEKKRYPDIPEIVESATNNGFVFSKIETTDANHKHSISKNFLMLVENKGYSMFHLISNDDHECGLADLRNDYSKQVKIEYSHGETFLWLKKPFKNW
- a CDS encoding GNAT family N-acetyltransferase, which codes for MKLEIQLDQLNEKYVNAAADLVMSAYIEEKTAIPFLPYEEEQLYFLRKLIKNLFNNGTGIVAVRSEELIGFIAGFEVEELFGKYKGIYSPLYGHGGKKEYRGILYQELYMHVAEKWVKNACFTHALTFFAHDTETIDLWFWQGFGLRCVDSICESKKIPGNNPSNIIIKKANELDIPALANIHRQHNMYYRNSPIFMPRINEDPVQDLTDWLKKVNHHLWAAYQDEKPLGYMRIQPNAETFVSEHKDIMNITGAYVMESERKAGIGTMLLGAIQEWLLKNGYTLCGVDFESINITGSRFWNKHFIPYTYSVVRRIDERIST
- a CDS encoding transglutaminase family protein; protein product: MYTESDNLQDYLKKSEVIDFDNKLIVEKCLELQKGTDDEISLIKKVYEFVRDEIHHSGDIGEMRVTCKASEVLEAGHGICCAKAHLFAAMLRYFGVPAGFCYQKLSSSRNVNVKFLHGLNAVYLKDMDKWIRLDARGNKPGRDAQFSIYEEKISKKVNKELGEEDSPVIFAEPNPNVIEILKTSKDMKELWDQWDLGLRDLFRT
- a CDS encoding cupin domain-containing protein, with protein sequence MKEFPDFMKSKSNHISSKEQNTKDIDGYFYEGADGSQMAFWTCYSDRVSKKHIHEFDEYMVCVSGQYTAILNDEEFVLNPGDELFIPKGTEQWGKCIAGTRTIHAFGGKRIKRDEE
- a CDS encoding phosphoglycolate phosphatase, whose product is MKFKAIVADIDGTITCEKRELHLGAMKKIRSLKIPVVLATGNTLCYARTASRLIGLEGAVIAENGGAVTVRFDLQGAFEESLEECEKAYSFLSDYFKLTKLDPLYRKTEIALRRDFDIEKARTLLKTLDLDVEMVDTKYAIHLKSTKINKGIGLQKLAGMMSLKSKDFVAIGDSENDLEMFEVSGFGIAVRNGDETIKKAANYVTAASFGDGAVEAIEYLESKGWI
- a CDS encoding PRC-barrel domain-containing protein, coding for MGINEELHVPKKMTFVPATEIKGSKVVTIKDEELGKIEEVMIDSERGRISYVILACDCFIGMSCKLFAIPWEALKATRGDYILRVEKGAFKDAEGLGDDVWTLTHDDLTRIYEKYNVPPYWKV
- the radA gene encoding DNA repair and recombination protein RadA — translated: MSQITLEELPGVGPATAEKLKEAGFNTIEAVAVASPSELATTAEIGESTAAKIINAARQAADIGGFETGDIVLERRKMVGKLTTGCMEFDEMMGGGIETQAITELYGEFGSGKTQLAHQFAVNVQMDREHGGLNGSVIIIDTENTFRPERIAQMVKGLSEKYGMELDPEEFLQNIHVARAYNSNHQILLVDSATDLANELREMGKPVRLLIVDSLMAHFRAEYVGRGTLADRQQKLNKHMHGLLRFGDLFNASVVVTNQVMAKPDAFFGDPTRPVGGHVVGHTATFRLYLRKSKGDKRIIRLVDSPNLPEGEAVIAVTTAGLTDQ